The Stomatobaculum sp. F0698 genomic sequence TGCGTTAGGAGCAGCGGCAAATCCAGAATGCCGCAGTTTACGAAGCGCTGTTTTTTGAGGCTGAAAAATAAGGTTTCCAGTACCCACGCCGCAAAGGCGTAGAAAAAGAAATACAGCACCAAATCCGTGCCGCCGAATAATCTCATGCTTTTCCCTCACGACGCTCCCGGGGAGTCGCCGCTGTCAAAAAAGCTGCGGCTTTGACCCCGCAGCTCTCTCTCATTTTTTCAGTGCCAGACCGTCGTGATACGCCTTGCCGACCACCGGTCCGATCACGCGGTAGCTCATGCTCGAAATGTCAAACATGATGGGGCGCAGCTTATCGTAATCCACCTTGCCGTCCGTTAAGACCGCTTCGTCCGCCTGCATCGCCACAATCTCGCCGACCAAAAGGCCGGTCTCATCGCTGTAACTTTTCACCCTGCACTCTAAGGTGACCGGATACTCTTCGATGACAGGCGCGTTCACATGCGCGCTCTTCCTCACATGGCAGCCCGCTTTTTCGATTTTATTGATCTTGTTGCCGCTCTCGATGCCGAAATAATCGGAGATGACCACCGTGCTCTCGGTTGCAAAGGCGACCGTAAAGCCGCCGGTCTTCTTTAAATTATCCGTGGTCTTATGCTTTGCGAGCTGTATCGTAATTTCCCCGTAGTCACTCTGCATGCCCCAGGCTGCGTTCATCGCATTCGGGACACCGTTCTCATCGTAAGTTCCGATAATAAATACGGCCTCCGGTGTGATAATCGACTGTTTTGCACTGAATTCCCGCTGCATATGCCTTTCCTTTCCGAGCGCCCGACATGGGCTTCTCTCAGCCTGTTATAGCAGGTCTATCACAATCTTGCAATGCGAACCGCCCGCGCACGCGCTCTAACATGGTCTCGATGTCCAGCACCCCGCGCGCAAAGCCGCGCCGCACCAGTTCCTCCGGTACATAGCAGTCAAACTTTTCAAAAACCGGGACCTCACGCTCGTAGAGCAACTCTTCCGGCGCAAATTCTTTTTCGGCCTCGTCGAGCAAAATCTCAAAGAACTCCTCTTCCCCGACCTCCATCGAAAACATCATATAATACGGCCGCGCGGAGGTGAAGCCCCTTAGACCGAGCCTCTCCTTACAACGCAGCTTTAAAAAGCGCTCCAGCGCGAGAAAGGCATAGCTCCCGAGCCAGGGAAAGAGCGCCCATATTTTTTCACCGAGGGGCAAGAGCGAAGTCTTTTTAAGCCGCGTGCGCGCCGCCAGCGTTCGCGCTTCCGAAAGCCGCCCCGCCGCATTCCTCTGTAGATAGGGATAAATCCGCTCTTCGAGAAGCGCCTTCCGCATGCGCTCCAGAATGTGCGTTTCAATCGCGCCCGGAACATCGCCAAAGTAGGCCGGAACCCTGCCCTTAATTAAGGTGCAGAGCACGGTGTGGGTCTTATGATCCACCTCATCCACGGCCCAGACCCGCCCCGCAATCGCGATTTTTTCGCCCGCAGGCGGCGGCTTCACAATGGTGCCGAGGGTCTCGCTCCCGGTTCGAACCGTATACTCCACATTCTCCTGAAAAACCGCATAGAACTTATGATTGTTCACCACACGCTCTCCCGCGATGCCGACGATGAGCCCGCCTTCCGCCGTGCGGTTGATGTGGTCTATGCGGAGTAAATGCTGTAAGAGAAGGCCGTATTCCTCCTTCCGGATGCGTTCAAACGGCGTAAGCGTCAAGACGCGGCGCGCAAGCTCCCGGGGCGTGAGTTCCCCCTCCGAGGCGAGCGTACTCATGGTCTGGTGGTAGAGGAGACTGTAGGGCAGACGCCGTGTGTCCGGCGGTTCCACATAGCGCTCCTCCGCGTAAAGCTGCACCAAGGCAATGCCCTGTAAGAGATACCAGGGAAAGGCCTCGGGGAGCGAAGCCCGCGCTTCGGCGGGCTCTTCCCGCATCACAAACCAGAGCTCCGCGGGGGCACCGCGCCGCCCCGTTCTGCCGAGCCTCTGCAAAAAGCCGGATACCGTAAACGGCGCATCGAGCTGAAAGGCGCGCTCCAGCCTGCCCACGTCGATGCCGAGTTCTAAGGTCGCCGTCGCGCAGATGCTCTTTAAGGAGTCCGCGCGCTGCATCTCCTCCTCCGCGCTCTCGCGATAGGAGGCCGAGAGATTTCCGTGATGAATGAGAAAGCGGTCTTGTTCCCGCATGGCCTCGCAGTACTGCCTTAACTCCTGACAGACCAGCTCGCACTCCTCGCGGGAGTTTGTAAAAATGAGGCACTTTTTGCCGGCGCTGTGGGCGTAAATATAGCCGAGACCGGGATCCGCCCCCCGCGGCGCGCTCTCTAACGCCCGGTCGAGCGGCAGCGTGGGAAAGCGCGTATCCGCTGTGCCCGACTGCGGCCCTGTCTTCCAAAAGTGCTCGAGCGAAAGCCGCCAGTGCTCTTTGCCGGGCTCCATGCGCGGAATCGCGGTCGCACGGCCGCTTCCCGCCGCGAGCAGACGCCCCACTTCCTTTGGATTGCCTATGGTCGCGGAGAGCCCGACCCGCCGCGGCCTGCAGCCCGAGAGCCGCATGAGTCGCTCAATCAGGCAAAAGGTCTGCCGCCCGCGATCCTGCCGAAGCAGCGCGTGAATCTCATCGATCACGACAAAGCGTAAATCCGAAAAGAGAGTCGGAACCGCCGCCTTTCGATGAAGAAGCAGGGCTTCCAGCGACTCCGGCGTAATCTGCAATATCCCCTCCGGGTGCTTGATAAGCCTCTCCTTTGCGCTCCGCGAGGCATCTCCGTGCCACTTGGTAACCCGTATGTCCGCGCGCTCGCAAAGCCTGTCGAGGCGCTCAAACTGGTCGTTGATTAACGCCTTCAAGGGCGCAATGTAGAGCACACCGACCGAAGCAGAGGGCTCCTCCGAGAGCAAGGTTAAAATCGGAAAAAAAGCAGCCTCCGTCTTTC encodes the following:
- a CDS encoding DEAD/DEAH box helicase, producing the protein MDIFRRYAPFIQDFIYRERWQSLRAVQNAAGDVLFNSGDNLLLSAATASGKTEAAFFPILTLLSEEPSASVGVLYIAPLKALINDQFERLDRLCERADIRVTKWHGDASRSAKERLIKHPEGILQITPESLEALLLHRKAAVPTLFSDLRFVVIDEIHALLRQDRGRQTFCLIERLMRLSGCRPRRVGLSATIGNPKEVGRLLAAGSGRATAIPRMEPGKEHWRLSLEHFWKTGPQSGTADTRFPTLPLDRALESAPRGADPGLGYIYAHSAGKKCLIFTNSREECELVCQELRQYCEAMREQDRFLIHHGNLSASYRESAEEEMQRADSLKSICATATLELGIDVGRLERAFQLDAPFTVSGFLQRLGRTGRRGAPAELWFVMREEPAEARASLPEAFPWYLLQGIALVQLYAEERYVEPPDTRRLPYSLLYHQTMSTLASEGELTPRELARRVLTLTPFERIRKEEYGLLLQHLLRIDHINRTAEGGLIVGIAGERVVNNHKFYAVFQENVEYTVRTGSETLGTIVKPPPAGEKIAIAGRVWAVDEVDHKTHTVLCTLIKGRVPAYFGDVPGAIETHILERMRKALLEERIYPYLQRNAAGRLSEARTLAARTRLKKTSLLPLGEKIWALFPWLGSYAFLALERFLKLRCKERLGLRGFTSARPYYMMFSMEVGEEEFFEILLDEAEKEFAPEELLYEREVPVFEKFDCYVPEELVRRGFARGVLDIETMLERVRGRFALQDCDRPAITG
- a CDS encoding flavin reductase family protein, yielding MQREFSAKQSIITPEAVFIIGTYDENGVPNAMNAAWGMQSDYGEITIQLAKHKTTDNLKKTGGFTVAFATESTVVISDYFGIESGNKINKIEKAGCHVRKSAHVNAPVIEEYPVTLECRVKSYSDETGLLVGEIVAMQADEAVLTDGKVDYDKLRPIMFDISSMSYRVIGPVVGKAYHDGLALKK